One genomic window of Parabacteroides pacaensis includes the following:
- a CDS encoding GIY-YIG nuclease family protein codes for MAKQDNKGIVYVLTNSAMPGLVKIGMTTRESIDTRMKELYSTGVPVPFDCEYACEVKASDCAKIEKALHTAFKPNRINNNREFFQIKPEQATAILELFDRKDITTEVNAEIENDLTPEDKVAGEKIKSARRPPMNYREMGINIGAKLTFVKDSSVQVAISGDKKVSYNGEELSLTAITKKLLGITHALQPTAYWEYDGKNLRDIYDETYSLEE; via the coding sequence ATGGCAAAACAAGATAATAAAGGAATAGTCTATGTTCTAACAAACTCGGCAATGCCGGGGTTGGTTAAAATTGGCATGACAACGCGTGAGAGCATTGATACTCGGATGAAGGAACTGTACAGTACAGGTGTTCCTGTGCCGTTCGACTGTGAGTACGCGTGTGAAGTTAAGGCTTCGGATTGTGCAAAGATTGAAAAAGCTCTGCATACTGCTTTTAAGCCTAATCGTATAAATAACAATCGTGAATTCTTTCAAATAAAGCCGGAACAAGCCACTGCCATACTCGAACTATTCGACCGCAAAGACATCACTACTGAGGTAAATGCCGAAATCGAAAACGACTTGACTCCAGAAGATAAAGTTGCAGGCGAAAAGATAAAATCAGCTCGTCGTCCTCCTATGAATTATAGAGAGATGGGTATTAACATAGGTGCCAAACTTACGTTTGTAAAAGATTCATCGGTACAGGTCGCTATATCTGGCGACAAGAAGGTATCTTACAATGGCGAGGAGTTATCACTTACAGCCATAACCAAGAAACTATTGGGAATAACTCACGCTCTTCAACCTACTGCATATTGGGAGTACGATGGTAAAAACCTTCGAGATATTTACGATGAAACCTATTCATTAGAGGAGTAA
- a CDS encoding FaeA/PapI family transcriptional regulator: MFDEHIRNLELTIRNYQASIEDEGLEPRIDVGINVGINVGINEQRTLELVRINNRITAKEIAEALSVSLRQGERIMATLKEKGLIKRVGSNKSGHWEVIE; the protein is encoded by the coding sequence ATGTTTGATGAACATATTCGTAACTTGGAGTTGACAATTCGTAATTATCAGGCTTCAATAGAGGATGAAGGTTTAGAGCCACGTATCGATGTCGGTATAAATGTCGGTATAAATGTCGGTATAAACGAACAGCGTACATTAGAACTTGTTCGAATAAATAATCGGATAACTGCAAAAGAGATTGCAGAAGCGCTCTCGGTTTCTTTACGGCAGGGTGAACGTATTATGGCAACACTAAAGGAGAAAGGTTTAATTAAACGTGTTGGTTCTAATAAATCGGGTCATTGGGAGGTTATAGAGTAA
- a CDS encoding class I SAM-dependent methyltransferase, whose protein sequence is MNTDYKVGELIYDANIYDGLNTFLSDLQFYKKWLPTNKDARILELCCGTGRLTLPIAKDGYNICGVDYTPSMLEQAKSKATEAGLEINFIEADIRKLDLQEKFDLIFIPFNSIHHLYRNEDLFKALECVKKHLKEGALFLLDCFNPNIQYIVENEKGQAVIAEYTTDDGREVLIKQTMCYESVTQINRIEWNYFINGEFHSTQNLDMRLFFPQELDSYLEQAGFDIVHKFGGFEEEPFDDKSEKQIYVLSLNHWGDNDK, encoded by the coding sequence ATGAATACAGATTATAAAGTCGGCGAATTAATATACGACGCAAATATTTATGATGGATTGAATACCTTTCTCTCGGATTTGCAATTCTATAAAAAGTGGCTTCCGACGAATAAAGATGCTCGAATACTTGAACTTTGTTGTGGTACAGGAAGGCTTACGCTCCCGATTGCAAAAGACGGATACAATATTTGCGGAGTAGATTACACTCCGTCAATGCTTGAACAAGCAAAATCGAAAGCTACCGAAGCAGGATTAGAGATTAATTTCATTGAAGCAGACATTAGAAAACTTGACTTGCAAGAGAAATTCGACCTTATCTTTATTCCGTTTAACTCAATCCACCATTTATACCGAAACGAAGATCTGTTTAAGGCGTTAGAGTGTGTTAAAAAACATCTCAAAGAAGGGGCCTTATTTCTGTTGGATTGCTTTAACCCCAATATTCAGTATATTGTCGAGAACGAAAAAGGCCAAGCCGTGATTGCCGAATACACAACGGACGATGGTCGAGAAGTTTTGATAAAACAAACTATGTGTTACGAGAGTGTAACCCAAATCAACCGTATTGAATGGAACTATTTTATAAATGGAGAGTTTCATTCAACCCAAAATTTGGATATGCGATTGTTTTTCCCACAAGAATTGGATTCATATCTGGAGCAAGCAGGGTTTGATATTGTTCACAAGTTTGGAGGCTTTGAAGAAGAACCGTTTGACGACAAATCTGAAAAGCAGATATATGTTTTGTCATTGAACCATTGGGGAGATAACGATAAGTAA
- a CDS encoding L-threonylcarbamoyladenylate synthase: MEDEIKKACEVMRAGGIILYPTDTIWGIGCDATNEEATKKVYELKKRVDNKAMLVLVDSSAKLNAYVTQVPDIAWDLIEVADKPLTIIYPQARNLAVNLLGEDGSVGIRITNEEFSKKLCERFRKPLVSTSANVSGEPSAANFSEISEEIKNGVDYIVKYRQDDMTRAKPSGILKLGINGEVVVIR, encoded by the coding sequence ATGGAAGACGAAATCAAAAAAGCCTGTGAAGTGATGCGGGCAGGAGGCATCATTCTATATCCTACTGATACGATTTGGGGGATCGGTTGTGATGCGACAAATGAGGAAGCGACGAAGAAAGTATATGAATTGAAAAAAAGAGTCGATAACAAGGCTATGTTGGTATTAGTAGATAGCTCGGCTAAATTAAATGCTTATGTAACGCAAGTACCGGATATTGCCTGGGATCTTATAGAAGTGGCCGATAAACCTTTGACTATCATTTATCCTCAAGCTAGGAATCTGGCCGTAAATTTATTAGGGGAAGACGGAAGTGTAGGGATTCGCATTACGAATGAAGAGTTCTCCAAGAAACTTTGTGAACGTTTTCGTAAGCCCTTGGTATCTACTTCTGCCAATGTGAGCGGAGAGCCATCGGCAGCAAATTTCAGTGAAATATCCGAAGAAATAAAGAACGGAGTAGATTATATTGTGAAATACAGGCAAGACGATATGACCAGGGCAAAACCGTCAGGCATACTTAAATTAGGTATAAACGGCGAAGTAGTAGTAATCCGGTAA
- a CDS encoding chloride channel protein, producing the protein MAKDNLFVKFLLWRERHIKEKHFILIISFVVGILTAISAIVLKYLIHWIQHLLTSNFTIDNANYMLLVYPVIGILLSGLFVKYIVRDDIGHGVTKILYAISQRKSRIKPHNTFTSIVASSVTIGFGGSVGAEAPIVLTGAAIGSNLGRVFKMEQKTLMLLVGCGAAGAIAGIFKAPIAGLVFVIEVLMLDLTMTSVLPLLISSVTAATMAYIFTGTEAMFKFSQTEEFIIGRIPYVLLLGVFCGLVSLYFTRVMNRVEGMYRKLGVYWKKFLLGGAMLSVLIFLFPPLYGEGYGTIGSLLNGQFSHLMDTSPFYSLDASYWGVLLFLSAILLVKVFASSATNAGGGCGGIFAPSLYLGCIAGFVFAHASNYFPFTMYLSEKNFALLGMAGVMAGVMHAPLTGVFLIAELTGGYDLFLPLMIVAVSSYITILMFEPHSIYSMRLAQKGELLTHHKDRAVLTLLKLDSVIEKDFQTVTPEMSLGDLVKVIARSSRNTFPVVDEKGVLLGLVLLDNIRNIMFRPELYNRFHVLKFMVSAPAKICTNMPMEKMMRIFDDTKAWNLPVVDEEGHYIGFVSKSMIFNAYREVLVETFSGD; encoded by the coding sequence ATGGCAAAAGATAATTTATTTGTTAAGTTTCTCTTATGGCGGGAACGGCATATTAAAGAAAAGCATTTTATTCTCATAATCAGTTTTGTTGTGGGGATTCTTACCGCTATTTCCGCTATTGTTTTAAAATACTTGATTCATTGGATTCAACATTTGCTTACAAGTAATTTTACGATTGACAACGCCAACTATATGTTGCTGGTATATCCGGTAATAGGCATTTTGTTGTCGGGATTATTTGTAAAGTATATTGTACGGGATGATATCGGGCATGGAGTTACTAAAATTCTCTACGCAATCTCCCAACGTAAAAGCCGGATTAAGCCTCATAATACATTTACTTCCATTGTTGCCAGTTCCGTAACCATCGGGTTTGGTGGATCGGTAGGAGCCGAAGCCCCTATTGTGCTTACCGGAGCGGCTATCGGTTCCAATCTGGGACGGGTATTTAAAATGGAGCAAAAAACCTTGATGTTATTAGTCGGTTGCGGTGCTGCCGGAGCAATTGCCGGCATTTTCAAGGCTCCGATTGCAGGGTTAGTCTTTGTAATTGAGGTCTTGATGCTAGATTTAACCATGACATCAGTCCTTCCTTTGCTTATTTCTTCGGTTACAGCCGCGACAATGGCGTATATATTTACAGGGACAGAAGCGATGTTTAAGTTTTCCCAGACAGAAGAATTTATAATCGGTCGTATTCCTTACGTGCTTTTGTTAGGTGTTTTTTGCGGTTTGGTATCCCTTTATTTTACCCGGGTGATGAATCGGGTAGAAGGCATGTACCGGAAGTTAGGAGTCTATTGGAAAAAGTTCTTGCTAGGCGGAGCTATGCTAAGTGTACTTATCTTTTTGTTTCCGCCGCTATACGGAGAAGGGTACGGAACAATCGGATCCTTATTAAACGGCCAATTTTCCCATTTGATGGATACCAGCCCTTTTTATAGTCTGGATGCAAGTTATTGGGGCGTACTCCTTTTCTTGTCAGCTATTTTATTGGTTAAAGTATTTGCTTCCAGTGCTACCAATGCCGGAGGCGGATGCGGTGGTATTTTTGCACCTAGTTTATATTTAGGATGTATTGCAGGCTTCGTCTTTGCCCATGCTTCTAACTATTTCCCTTTTACCATGTATTTGTCCGAGAAAAATTTTGCCCTGCTAGGTATGGCGGGAGTAATGGCGGGAGTAATGCATGCACCTCTGACCGGCGTATTCTTAATTGCCGAACTCACCGGAGGATATGATCTGTTTCTTCCTCTTATGATTGTGGCGGTAAGCTCCTATATTACTATTTTAATGTTCGAACCCCATAGCATTTATTCAATGCGTTTGGCGCAAAAAGGCGAATTGCTTACTCACCATAAAGACCGCGCTGTTCTTACTTTATTAAAGTTAGACAGTGTGATCGAAAAAGATTTCCAGACCGTCACCCCGGAAATGTCGTTAGGTGATTTAGTGAAAGTAATTGCCCGTTCCAGCCGGAATACGTTTCCGGTGGTAGATGAAAAAGGTGTTTTACTAGGATTGGTACTATTAGATAATATCCGTAATATTATGTTCCGTCCGGAGTTATACAACCGGTTCCATGTACTTAAATTTATGGTCTCCGCACCTGCAAAAATATGTACGAATATGCCGATGGAGAAAATGATGCGTATCTTTGACGATACGAAGGCATGGAACCTGCCGGTAGTAGACGAGGAGGGGCATTATATCGGCTTTGTATCCAAATCGATGATATTTAATGCTTACCGGGAAGTACTGGTAGAAACATTTTCAGGAGATTAA
- the fmt gene encoding methionyl-tRNA formyltransferase — protein MEKESLRIVYMGTPDFAVESLRALVEGGYQVVGVITMPDKPAGRGYKIQYSPVKQYALDNNLPLLQPEKLKEESFLEALRAWKADLQIVVAFRMLPEVVWNMPRLGTFNLHASLLPQYRGAAPINWSVINGDKETGVTTFFLTHEIDTGKIIMQESLPIAETDDAGMVHDALMGLGAKLVIRTVDRILDGTVEAVSQDDLPIAEDKLRPAPKIFKDTCRIHWKKTKADIYNFVRGLSPYPTAWTELISPEGERFIMKVYQTEKIEETPDKEAGAIRTDGKSYMDVAVEDGYIRLLSIQLAGKKRMAVSAFLNGFKLTAEYRVV, from the coding sequence ATGGAAAAAGAATCGTTACGTATTGTTTATATGGGCACTCCCGACTTTGCGGTGGAGAGCCTGCGGGCTTTAGTGGAAGGAGGTTATCAGGTAGTAGGTGTGATTACCATGCCGGATAAACCTGCCGGGCGGGGATATAAAATCCAGTATTCTCCGGTAAAGCAGTATGCGTTAGATAACAATTTGCCTCTTCTTCAACCGGAAAAGTTGAAAGAGGAATCTTTCTTGGAAGCGTTACGTGCTTGGAAAGCCGATTTGCAAATTGTTGTCGCTTTCCGGATGCTACCGGAAGTAGTGTGGAATATGCCCCGGCTGGGAACTTTTAATTTGCATGCTTCTTTATTGCCTCAGTATCGTGGAGCTGCCCCGATTAACTGGTCTGTTATAAATGGAGATAAAGAAACAGGTGTAACGACCTTTTTTCTTACTCATGAGATTGATACGGGTAAAATTATTATGCAAGAATCTCTTCCTATTGCAGAAACGGATGATGCCGGTATGGTACATGATGCCTTGATGGGTTTGGGTGCTAAATTAGTAATTCGTACAGTCGACAGGATTCTGGATGGAACGGTAGAGGCTGTTTCCCAAGATGACTTGCCTATTGCTGAAGATAAACTTCGTCCGGCTCCGAAAATCTTTAAAGATACTTGTCGCATTCATTGGAAAAAGACGAAAGCTGATATCTATAATTTTGTACGGGGCCTCTCTCCTTATCCAACGGCATGGACGGAATTAATATCTCCTGAGGGAGAACGCTTCATAATGAAAGTTTACCAGACGGAAAAAATAGAAGAAACACCCGATAAAGAAGCGGGAGCAATTCGCACAGACGGAAAAAGCTATATGGATGTTGCGGTAGAAGATGGGTATATACGCTTATTGTCTATTCAACTGGCAGGAAAAAAGCGAATGGCGGTTTCTGCTTTTTTAAACGGCTTTAAACTTACCGCAGAGTATAGGGTTGTCTGA
- a CDS encoding FAD:protein FMN transferase produces MKNVILQITFLLSILFISCRPENPYYEESGTVFHTNYNIKYQAKQPLTTKIDAEFQKFNLSLNPFNENSIIAKINRNEEVEVDEWFTEVFHKAEEVSEKSDGVFDITCAPLINLWGFGFSKKDRVTPQAVDSIKQFVGYKKVHLEGKKIVKDDPRLLLNCSAIAKGYACDVIARLLEREGVKNYMVYIGGEITLKGVNPKGECWRVGINEPENDTTGIKNDIKEILRVCGKGGVATSGNYRNYYEKDGKIYAHTIDPRTGYPAEQSILSATVVAPDCMTADAYATAFMAMGIEKGEEMAKQIPEIEYFLIYADEKGKQQIKYSPGMVQYMPERESLSILENP; encoded by the coding sequence ATGAAAAATGTAATACTACAAATAACTTTTTTACTAAGTATCCTATTTATTTCTTGTAGGCCCGAAAACCCATATTATGAGGAAAGCGGAACGGTATTTCACACCAATTATAATATTAAGTATCAAGCGAAGCAACCTCTTACAACGAAAATCGATGCTGAATTTCAGAAATTCAATTTATCACTTAACCCTTTTAATGAAAATTCGATAATTGCTAAAATAAACCGGAATGAAGAAGTAGAAGTAGACGAATGGTTTACCGAAGTATTTCATAAAGCCGAAGAAGTTTCCGAGAAGTCGGATGGAGTATTTGATATAACTTGTGCTCCCTTAATTAATCTCTGGGGATTCGGTTTTAGTAAAAAGGATCGTGTTACCCCCCAGGCTGTAGACAGTATCAAACAATTTGTAGGCTATAAAAAAGTACACCTCGAAGGAAAGAAAATAGTAAAAGACGATCCCCGTTTATTATTAAACTGCTCGGCAATAGCCAAAGGGTATGCCTGTGATGTAATAGCGCGTTTGTTAGAAAGAGAAGGCGTAAAGAATTATATGGTATATATCGGAGGAGAAATTACGCTAAAAGGCGTTAATCCGAAGGGAGAATGTTGGAGGGTCGGGATTAACGAGCCTGAAAATGATACTACCGGTATAAAAAACGATATAAAAGAAATTCTCCGGGTTTGTGGAAAAGGAGGAGTCGCTACTTCGGGAAATTATCGGAATTACTATGAAAAAGACGGAAAAATATATGCTCATACCATCGACCCGCGTACAGGTTATCCGGCAGAGCAAAGTATATTAAGTGCTACTGTGGTTGCTCCCGATTGTATGACTGCCGACGCGTATGCTACCGCTTTTATGGCGATGGGTATAGAAAAGGGCGAAGAAATGGCTAAACAAATTCCCGAAATAGAATACTTTCTTATTTATGCCGATGAAAAAGGGAAGCAACAAATAAAATATTCTCCGGGAATGGTACAATATATGCCGGAAAGAGAATCTCTCTCGATATTGGAGAATCCTTAA
- a CDS encoding DoxX family membrane protein, with product MNTKCYSKIQLTWLIILRLFIGWHFLYEGAVKIMNPTWTSLPYLLDSQGFASSFFVKLTQNAGMMDIINLANEWALLLIGLALIIGCFTRLACVGGMILLFMYYLSHPSFIGASYMMPFEGSYLWIDKNLIELAALGVLVVFPTSQIIGIDRLLVRIMSASIRKLKLN from the coding sequence ATGAATACCAAATGTTATTCCAAAATTCAGCTAACCTGGCTAATCATCTTACGCTTATTTATCGGTTGGCACTTTTTGTATGAGGGGGCAGTTAAAATAATGAACCCCACGTGGACCTCACTTCCTTACTTGCTCGATTCGCAGGGATTTGCTTCTTCCTTTTTTGTGAAGCTTACCCAGAATGCGGGTATGATGGATATCATTAATCTTGCGAATGAATGGGCCTTACTACTCATCGGTTTAGCTCTCATCATCGGTTGCTTTACGCGCCTTGCCTGTGTAGGAGGTATGATTCTGCTTTTTATGTATTATTTGTCTCATCCGTCTTTTATCGGAGCAAGTTACATGATGCCTTTTGAAGGCTCTTACCTTTGGATAGATAAAAATCTGATTGAATTGGCAGCCTTGGGAGTGTTAGTAGTATTTCCCACTTCTCAGATAATAGGCATTGACCGGCTCTTAGTCAGAATAATGTCTGCAAGTATTCGTAAACTTAAATTGAACTAG
- a CDS encoding Gfo/Idh/MocA family protein produces MATNDMNNKPEEQKQPDNGRRNALKTLATVPVLGAFAYGIYKKKKFDSTKHDISDVFKVSNKEAAYLQPQGEGKQIRIGLVGFGIRGKQLMRAAGFAEPSWIDKMKEAHRKNSKDTRYEQYMQQDDLNIVINGVCDIFDNYGEAAVLTGSNIHKEGSDGKFGKAPVRYRTYQELIAAPDIDAIIIAAPDHWHSTIAAAAARAGKHVYCEKPLSWTVPETYMVRQAVKESGIVFQLGHQGRQTDCYQKAAEIIDNDLLGHVNLIEVTTNRNSPNGAWVYDIIKGANPKTIDWKQFEGDPERIKEYMDYMTGNKLERYIGPDERSKFSLERFFRWRCWWDYSTGLSGDLLTHEFDAVNQIMKVGIPHSATSSGGVYFFKDGRTVPDVLQTTFEFPDRGLTMLYSATLASSRGRGKVFMGHDASMEVSNILSITVDSNSTRYADKIKKGIIRTDAPFYNYVPGRNSSDAMTSPTELYFAKRGLLYTYVNGKRYDTTHLHIREWLECIRQGKTPSCNIDQAFQEAMTAHMGTRAYLEGRTMYWDPEKEEIVRGEIA; encoded by the coding sequence ATGGCAACAAACGATATGAATAATAAACCGGAAGAACAGAAACAACCGGATAACGGACGCAGGAATGCGCTGAAGACTTTGGCTACGGTTCCTGTTTTAGGAGCATTCGCTTACGGAATATATAAGAAAAAGAAATTCGACAGCACCAAGCATGATATTTCCGATGTTTTTAAAGTAAGCAACAAAGAAGCGGCTTACTTGCAACCTCAAGGAGAAGGAAAACAGATTCGTATAGGTCTTGTCGGTTTCGGAATCCGAGGAAAACAATTGATGCGGGCTGCAGGCTTTGCCGAACCTTCCTGGATTGATAAAATGAAAGAAGCCCATCGGAAAAACAGTAAAGACACTCGTTATGAACAATATATGCAGCAAGACGATTTAAATATCGTTATCAACGGTGTTTGCGATATTTTCGACAATTATGGCGAAGCGGCTGTATTGACCGGTTCTAATATTCATAAAGAAGGAAGCGATGGCAAATTCGGAAAAGCTCCGGTACGTTACCGTACTTATCAAGAGTTGATTGCTGCCCCGGACATCGATGCAATTATTATTGCAGCTCCCGACCACTGGCATAGTACCATAGCTGCTGCGGCTGCCCGTGCCGGCAAGCATGTGTATTGTGAGAAACCTTTGTCGTGGACGGTTCCCGAAACGTATATGGTACGTCAGGCAGTGAAAGAATCCGGTATCGTTTTTCAATTAGGACATCAGGGACGGCAGACTGACTGTTACCAGAAAGCTGCTGAAATTATTGACAATGATTTATTGGGACACGTCAATTTAATTGAAGTGACGACCAACCGTAATTCCCCGAATGGAGCTTGGGTATACGATATAATTAAAGGAGCTAATCCGAAAACGATTGACTGGAAACAATTTGAAGGAGATCCGGAACGGATTAAAGAATATATGGACTATATGACCGGCAATAAGTTGGAACGTTATATCGGTCCGGACGAACGGAGTAAGTTTAGTTTGGAACGTTTTTTCCGTTGGCGTTGTTGGTGGGATTATAGTACCGGTTTGTCCGGCGACTTGCTTACACACGAGTTTGATGCAGTCAACCAGATTATGAAAGTAGGGATTCCTCATTCCGCCACTTCTTCCGGCGGTGTTTATTTCTTCAAGGACGGACGTACTGTTCCGGATGTACTGCAAACAACCTTCGAATTTCCGGATCGCGGTTTAACCATGCTTTATAGTGCTACCTTGGCAAGTAGCCGTGGCAGGGGAAAAGTTTTTATGGGACATGATGCTTCTATGGAGGTTTCTAATATTTTATCCATTACAGTAGACAGCAATTCTACCCGGTATGCCGATAAGATCAAGAAAGGAATTATCCGTACGGATGCTCCGTTCTATAATTATGTGCCCGGACGGAATAGTTCGGATGCCATGACATCGCCTACCGAACTTTATTTTGCGAAGCGTGGTTTACTCTATACCTATGTGAATGGGAAACGTTATGATACTACGCACTTGCACATCCGTGAATGGTTAGAATGTATCCGCCAAGGAAAAACGCCGAGTTGTAATATAGATCAAGCATTCCAGGAAGCTATGACGGCTCACATGGGTACTCGCGCTTATTTGGAAGGACGTACGATGTATTGGGATCCGGAAAAAGAAGAAATTGTTCGTGGTGAAATAGCTTAA
- a CDS encoding efflux RND transporter periplasmic adaptor subunit, which yields MKRKKILLALIVSIGMIFFTGCRKKIEPERPVVTVDKVSRDDVKIIGEYVGSIRASQHVEIRARVEGYLEKMTFEEGKRVCKDAPLFHISPAQYKAHVEKAKAQLKKDIALAAKAKRDVERLRPLYEQNAASQLDLDNAIAALENAEANVAMSQADLDQAELELSYTVVRSPLSGYISERYVDIGTLVGPGSKSLLATVVKSDTVLVDFKMTALDYLRSEQRNVKFGQQDSTRSWQPTVTVTLADNSEYPLKGIVDFADPQVDPQTGTFGVRAELPNPSQKLLPGQFTRVKLLLDVREKAMVVPKKAISIEKGGAFIYVIRPDSIAEKRFLQTGPELNNSIVVERGLGDNEQIVVEGYHKLTPGVKVIPVKAGDDKAIENLKKELEQ from the coding sequence ATGAAAAGGAAAAAAATTCTTTTAGCACTAATCGTATCGATAGGGATGATCTTCTTTACCGGATGTCGTAAAAAAATAGAACCGGAACGTCCGGTAGTAACAGTAGATAAAGTTTCACGAGATGATGTAAAAATTATCGGAGAATATGTAGGAAGTATCCGAGCCTCTCAACATGTGGAAATTCGCGCCAGAGTAGAAGGCTATTTGGAAAAAATGACCTTTGAAGAAGGAAAACGGGTATGTAAAGATGCCCCTTTATTCCATATTAGTCCGGCACAATATAAAGCCCATGTAGAAAAAGCAAAAGCCCAATTAAAGAAAGACATCGCTTTAGCAGCGAAAGCAAAGAGAGATGTAGAGCGGCTTCGACCTTTATATGAACAAAATGCAGCTAGTCAGTTAGACTTGGATAATGCTATTGCAGCTCTGGAAAATGCAGAGGCGAATGTTGCTATGAGCCAGGCGGATTTAGATCAGGCCGAACTGGAATTAAGTTATACGGTAGTACGTTCTCCTTTATCGGGCTATATTAGTGAACGCTATGTAGATATCGGCACTTTGGTAGGGCCGGGAAGCAAATCTTTATTAGCTACGGTAGTAAAAAGTGATACCGTACTGGTCGATTTTAAAATGACAGCATTGGATTATCTCCGCAGTGAGCAACGGAATGTGAAATTCGGACAACAAGACTCTACCCGTTCCTGGCAACCCACAGTAACAGTAACTTTAGCCGATAATTCGGAATATCCGTTAAAAGGAATTGTTGATTTTGCCGATCCGCAAGTAGATCCGCAAACCGGTACATTCGGAGTACGGGCGGAACTACCCAATCCTTCGCAAAAGTTATTACCCGGTCAATTTACCAGAGTCAAGCTGTTGCTCGATGTACGGGAAAAAGCGATGGTCGTTCCTAAAAAAGCCATATCCATTGAGAAAGGAGGTGCTTTTATCTATGTGATACGTCCGGATAGCATAGCAGAAAAACGTTTTCTACAAACAGGCCCTGAACTAAATAATTCTATAGTCGTTGAACGAGGGTTAGGCGACAATGAACAAATCGTAGTAGAAGGATATCATAAATTAACCCCTGGTGTAAAAGTGATCCCTGTAAAAGCCGGCGACGATAAAGCGATAGAAAACCTCAAAAAAGAATTAGAACAATGA